From a region of the Primulina eburnea isolate SZY01 chromosome 7, ASM2296580v1, whole genome shotgun sequence genome:
- the LOC140837474 gene encoding protein FREE1-like: MQHSNYISTDPYYNNQQQYYPETNNPNPSQIDPIHHPPPPYASAPPFSTSGYNPLPPSFADYSASYSHSSSSHPQFSQNPDPLPTAPSYQQLQPSLSFPQFEAHGTYQPPSPAQSSAYYPSYDQPPPPPNYASNTDHSTNQASANSNYLFLQPSSQYPQLNSALYESSYDDTTKHDGYIDGNLGRSRSVVGSEIADIGYSEYGNDGDYESNEGVYAYKGSREPYGARGTAPKSSTWSGFDDFGRPIGRSSSLGKEHPANSGLKVVRAVPKADAQEDAKSGVPKFRLKLLAESVGQSTTDVLCQIGLDGIRMLDPSTNRILQIYLLDSISRCEALDSSTFAFWSKSSVDIEPRRIRLQSNSYITNTILDTVTAAVVQFKEMNGRSQPSESPKVAVQSTEKKKGFGDLMNLIKPVNEEKDHWVPDEAAPKCKACGTDFNAFVRKHHCRNCGDIFCDKCTQGRTALIADENAPVVRVCDQCLAEVSQRLSYAKEGANRSTVTQVHDDLAKKLQEAMERSCKVSSGSKSDVSGRRMKEVACPTCTVHLQVQVPSSGSETIECGVCQHPFLVSAH; the protein is encoded by the exons ATGCAGCACAGCAATTATATTTCCACCGATCCTTACTACAACAACCAACAGCAGTACTACCCGGAAACCAATAACCCGAACCCGAGTCAGATCGATCCTATTCACCACCCGCCGCCTCCGTACGCGTCAGCGCCACCGTTCTCGACCAGCGGCTACAATCCTCTTCCCCCTTCCTTTGCGGACTACTCAGCCTCTTACAGCCACAGCTCCTCTTCACATCCtcagttttctcaaaatcccgatcCTCTCCCCACCGCCCCATCGTATCAACAACTTCAGCCCTCTTTATCGTTCCCCCAATTCGAAGCACATGGGACTTATCAACCTCCCTCCCCAGCTCAATCATCGGCGTATTATCCATCATACGATCAGCCGCCTCCTCCTCCAAATTATGCCTCAAACACTGACCATAGCACCAACCAGGCTTCGGCCAATTCAAATTATCTTTTTCTTCAACCCTCTTCTCAATACCCTCAGTTAAATTCCGCTCTTTATGAATCCTCGTATGATGATACTACCAAACACGATGGTTATATTGATGGGAATTTAGGCAGGAGCAGGTCAGTTGTGGGATCAGAAATAGCGGATATTGGATACAGCGAATATGGAAATGACGGTGACTACGAGAGTAACGAGGGAGTGTACGCTTACAAAGGGAGTAGAGAGCCTTATGGAGCTCGGGGAACAGCTCCAAAGTCATCTACTTGGTCTGGTTTTGATGATTTTGGAAGGCCCATAGGGCGTTCTTCTTCTTTGGGAAAGGAGCATCCTGCGAATTCTGGGTTGAAGGTTGTGAGAGCAGTGCCCAAGGCGGATGCTCAAGAAGATGCTAAAAGTGGGGTTCCAAAGTTCAGGTTGAAGCTGTTGGCAGAAAGTGTTGGCCAGAGCACAACGGATGTACTTTGCCAG ATTGGCCTGGATGGAATCCGTATGCTGGACCCAAGTACCAATCGGATACTGCAAATATATCTTCTTGACTCAATATCCAGATGCGaa GCTTTGGATTCATCGACATTTGCCTTCTGGTCAAAAAGCTCCGTCGACATTGAACCGAGGCGTATCAGATTGCAGTCAAATAGTTATATCACCAACACAATTTTGGACACAGTTACTGCTGCGGTTGTACAG TTTAAGGAGATGAATGGAAGAAGCCAGCCTTCTGAATCTCCCAAGGTTGCTGTACAGTCAACTGAGAAAAAGAAAGGTTTTGGGGACTTGATGAATTTGATAAAGCCTGTCAATGAAGAAAAAGATCACTGG GTTCCTGACGAAGCAGCACCGAAATGCAAAGCTTGTGGGACAGATTTCAATGCTTTTGTGCGGAAG CATCATTGCAGAAACTGTGGAGATATTTTCTGTGACAAGTGTACTCAGGGTAGAACTGCTCTTATTGCTGATGAGAATGCTCCAGTGGTTAGAGTTTGCGATCAATGCTTG GCTGAAGTTTCTCAGAGGTTGAGTTATGCAAAGGAAGGTGCTAACAGATCTACTGTTACTCAAGTTCACGATGATCTTGCAAAGAAACTTCAG GAGGCGATGGAGAGAAGCTGCAAGGTGTCATCAG GCTCCAAGTCAGATGTTTCAGGCAGACGGATGAAAGAGGTTGCTTGCCCCACTTGTACAGTCCATTTGCAG GTTCAAGTTCCCAGCTCAGGCTCAGAAACCATAGAGTGTGGAGTCTGCCAGCATCCTTTCCTGGTCAGCGCACATTGA